The genomic interval GACGCTGACAGTTTCGGGGATATCGTCCCGACGCAACAGCGTCGCCGTCAGGTACGCCAGCCCGCCCGAGACCGGCGGGACCAGGACCCAAAACAGGAGGATCTCCCGGTACGTGTCGTACACCGGCGCCCCGCCCAGTGAGAGACCGACGCCGACCATCGCCCCGGTCGTCGCGAAGGCCGCCGGGACTGGATAGCCCGAGTACACCCCGAAGGCCATGAACGCCGTCGCGGTCAGCAGGCCCGCCGTCGCGGCAAGCGAGGTGATCGGCTCTCCCGCGATCAGTCCCGACCCGACCGTCTCCGAGATGCTTCCCCCCTGGGTGAGCGCGCCCAGCGCGGCCAGGATTCCGATGAGAAACGCCGCCCGCATCGTCGAGATGGCGTTGGCGCCGATCGCCGGGGCAAAAGGCGGCGAGTTGCTGTTGGCACCCAGTGCCCAGGCGGTTCCCAGCCCCGTCAGCGTCGCCAGGCCGACCAACACCCAAAAGCCCAGCGTCGCCATCACGGACCCACCCTGGTGACGCAGTCGAACCTGTGTTCCATTGGCGTGCTATTCGGCCGCCGGGCGAAAAGCGTTCGTGCCGTGAGGCCCCATCCCGATAGGCTAAAGGGCGACACCACAGAACGCACGTACACAGGGGCCCTTAGCTTAGTCTGGTTAAAGCGATCGGCTCATATCGTCGGCGGGCCTCCGCTGGCGTGGGAAACCGATTGAGCGCTGGTTCAAATCCGGCAGGGCCCATCGAACACCCCGAGCGAAGCGAGCGTGTGTGAGAGAACTGCCGGATTTGAACCCCGGCAGACGAACGCAGTGAGTCTGCAGACGGTTCACAGTCCGGCAGGGCCCATCCAGTTCCGCCGTCACGACGAGACGCTCACCCTGACAGGTGACAACCTCACCGTTCTGGACCACGATCGAGAGTGAGCACCGATCACGGCGTCGCAGCACAGGGAACTCGGGATGTGGTGACTCCCGGACGAGCCATCGTTCGAACACGGACTGCCTGGTGCTCGGATCGGATTTATGGAGATAAGTAGGACAAATATAAAAACATATTCGAAGATTTATCCAAATATGTGGTTGTAATCGGGGTTATAGTATCGTATATGCGTTCGAAAGAAAGAAAAGCCGTGGTATGTGTCCCTATATACAAGATTGAAATATAAAACTCGAAAATTGGCTATCGATCTCTCACGAGGTCCGACTACTGAGGATTTCGTGACGAAATCGGATTTATTCGGATCCGAGTTAGCGTTCGCTCGTAGCTATTCCAAATAAATAACGGAAGTACGTGTGTTATCCATATCGGTCTGTGCGGATCTGTTGGCGGGCGATGGAATGGTTTTTTATTGTCGGGCCCAAGGACGGAGGTATGGGCATGTCTCAACAGTCCACTGATGTCGCACACTTTCAGGTCGAGAACATCGGTGGAATCGGCGAGACCAGCGTCGACATCCCGCCGGGTGTGACGGTTCTCACGGGCAAGAACGCGACGAACCGTACCTCGTTTCTCCAGTCGATCATGGCGGCGATGGGGAGCGACCAGGCGACACTGAAAGGCGACGCCGACACGGGCAGTGTCGAACTGTCGATCGGCGGCGAGTCGTACGAACGGCGGCTGAAACGGACCGGCGGCACCGTCCAGTTCGAGGGCGAGAGCTACCTCGACGATCCGGCGGTCGCGGACGTGTTCGCGTTCCTCCTGGAGACCAACGAGGCACGCCGGTCGGTCGCGCGCGGCGACGACCTGCGCGAGATCATCATGCGACCGGTGGATATCGACGAAATAAAGCGAGATATCCGGCAGCTCGAAGAACAAAAAGGCGAAATAAACGACGAAATAGCCAAGATAGAGTCGAGAAAGCGGGACCTTCCCGACCTCGAACAGCGACGGGGCGATATTAGAGACAGTATCTCCGAGAAGCGAGATCAGCTAGCCGAAAAAGAAGACGAAATCGACTCGAACAGTCGCGATATCGAGGAGAGTCGGAAAGAACAGGAAGAGCTTGAAGCGAAGCTCGACGAACTCCGGTCGACACGGTCGGATCTGGAGTCGGTTCGTCGCCAGATCGAGACCCAGGAGGAGAGCATCTCCTCGCTACAGCAGGAACGCCAGGAGCTCGACTCGGAGCTCGCGGAGCTGCCCGAGACGCCGATGGGCGAACACCAGCATCTCGACGACGAGATCGGCCGCCTGCGCGAGCAACGCCAGTCGCTCAACACCGAGATCTCCGACCTGCAGAGTCTCATCCAGTACAACGAGGAGCGCCTCGAAGAGGGGGACTACGGCGTCGTCCAGTCGCTCGACGACGAGCAGGAGGCGACGGCCGACGCCGTCACCGACCAACTGCTGGCCGACGACGAGGAGTCGGTCGTCTGCTGGACGTGTGGCTCGACGGTCGAACGGGAACAGATCGAGGAGACGGTCACCCGGTTGCAGGACCTGCGCCGGGAGAAAGTCGAGGCGCTCAACGAGCTCAAGTCCGAACTGGACGACCTCAAGAGCCAACAGCGCGAGGCCGAACAGCAACAGCGGCGCCGTGACGACGTTCAAGGACAGATCGAGGACATCGAGACCGAGCTAGAACGGCGCGAGGAACAGATCGAGTCGCTGAAAGAGCGCCGCGAGTCGCTCACCGACGAGGTCGAGTCCCTAGAGACCGAAGTCGACAACCTCGAATCCGAGGACTTCGACGACATCCTCTCCCTGCACAAGGAGGCCAACCAACTGGAGTTCGAGATCGACAGTCTGGAGTCGGACCTCGATTCGGTCACCGACGAGATCGAGGAGATCGAGGCGATGCTGGACCGGGCCGACGACCTCCGGGCCGAGCGTGACGAACTGGTCGACCAGCTCACCGACAAGCGGACGAAGATCGACCAGATCGAGGCCGGCGCCGTCGAGGAGTTCAACGAGCACATGGACGCGATCCTCGACATCATGGAGTACGAGAACCTCGAACGGATCTGGATCGAGCGGGTCGAACGGACCGTCCGTGAGGGGCGCCAGAAGGTCGACAAGACGGCCTTCGAGCTCCACATCGTCCGGACGACCGAGAACGGGGCGGCCTACGAGGACACCATCGAACACCTGAGCGAGAGCGAACGGGAGGTGACCGGACTCATCTTCGCGCTGGCGGGGTATCTCGTCCACGACCTCCACGAGATCGTGCCGTTCATGCTGCTCGACTCGCTGGAGGCGATCGACTCGAACCGGATCGCCGAACTGGTCGAGTACTTCTCGGACTACGCACAGTACCTCGTCGTGGCGCTGCTGCCCGAGGACGCACAGGCGCTGGACGAGGAGTTCCACCGCATCACGTCGATCTGACTCAGTAGCCTTTTGGCGCTATTCTCGTAAGGGAACCTACGATGGCAGACACACCGGACGATCGGCCAGCGAGCAAGGTCGCACGCCTCATCGACGAGTACGGACTGGAGGGACTCGGGGCCGACCTGGAAGCACGCTGGACGGGCGAGGGCGTCGAGCGGATGAGCCTCCGTGACCTCGCGGAGTTTTTCAACAAGCGGCTGCTCGAACAGGCGTTGCTCGACGCCGGGTTGAGCGCCCTCGAAAGCGATGTCCGGACGACGTACGAGAACCTCACCGGCGACGATGTCAGTACCGGTGTCAGGACCGACGCCCGGACCCGCCTCGAACGGAACGGGATCGATGTCGACGACCTGGAACGGGACTTCGTCACCTATCAGGCGATCAGATCGTACCTCAAGGAGTGGCGCGGCGCGGAGTACGAGGGGCTGAGCGATCAGGAGAAAATCGAGAAAGACCTAGAGAGCATCCAGCGGCTGATGACCCGGACGCTCTCGGTCACGGAGGAGCGGATCGAGAAGCTCCGGGACACGGACCGGATCGACATCGACGAGTTCGAGGTGTTCCTCGACGCGCAAGTCCTGTGCCAGCAGTGCGGGACACAGTACTCGGTCGCCGAGTTCCTCGAACAGGGCGGCTGTCCCTGCCAACAGGCGTAACCCGCCGTGATCGGTCGCCGCCGCGGTTGTCCCTATTCCGGGTGGATCGAGGTACGTATTCGGCAGACACGTCAACCGATCGTGGACCGATGGTAATTGTTTTGGTGTCGTGGACTCATACCGGGAACAATGAGCGAGAACCAGGACGTAGACGAGAAAGAAGTGTCCGTCTCGATGGAACTCAGCGGCGACTACGAGGAAGTCATGTCGAAGCTCCACTCCGGTGACGGTGGGCGAACGGATCTCAACCCGCTGTTGGGGGACCTCGAACAACTGCTGGAGACTGTCGTCCGGATCAACGGCGGGACCCGGAGCGCGATCGCCCAGCAGCTCCCGGACGACATGACGGTGTCGTTCGACGCCCAGGCCGTCGTCGACACGCTACAGGTGCTGGAACGGTACGATCTGGTCGTCCTGGAGGGCAACACCTGGAAGCCGGGCCCGGCGTTACAGGAGAGCTAGCTGTCGAGCGGCCGCACGGTCCTGTTTTGAGCCCGACGTAGACACCCATAGACGAGTCTTCTCGCTGTCGAAACGGTCGTGGAGCGACCGGCGTCGGCAAATGTTTCCGAGTATCGGTAGACCTATATGCTGGTGTGGTATAGCATATCACGTATGGCGTCCGCACCGAGCAGTGACGATATGTTCGACCAGTTCCTCTCCCAGCGGGGCCACGAAGTCGAGGTGGCCGAGTGGGAGGAGAGCTACAACAAGAAGCAGTGTCCCGACTGCGGCGGTCTCCACGAAACTGCGGCGACAGAGTGCTCGGTGTGTGGGTGGACACCCGTAAACTGACGGTTTCGCCCCACTGATCGCGGCTTTTCCGTCGACTGCTGGCTACCAGCGACAGCACTCGATCGGTTCCGAGAGAACGTGGGTCGAGCCCGGCAGCCGGGGTCAGGGGCCGCCGGATCGACCTCGGGGAGAGAGCGTTAGACCGCGTCCAGTGACGCGTGGAGGAACAGTCCGATCGCGAGATGGTGACACATCGCTTCCTCGATCATCGACTCGGCGGCTGCCGTGTCGTCGATCGAGTACTGTTTGGTCTGCACGAGTTCGTGCATCCGGAGTCGGTCCTCGGCTTCGAGGTCGTGCAGACGCGGGTACACCGTCCCCGGACTCAGGTCCGCATCGAAGAGCCGCGAGAGTTCCTCCATGAGCCCGGTGCCGTGTGTCTCGTCGTCGGCCAGCGCGATCAGCGCGAGCAGGATCTCGTCCAGGCTCTGGGTCACGAGGCCGTCGTCGACGGTGAGTTCACCGTCGGCGACATCGTCGACGACCGAAGCCAACAGCAGCTCCGGAATGGCGCCGCTGTCGAGTCCCGGACGGTCCGTCCCGCCGAGAGGGGTCAGTTGCTCGTCGGGTGTCTCGCCCAAGGTCTTGTCCGTCGTCATGCGACGGAGGTTTTCTCCGGACATCGTCTCACCTGAACGTGATCCACGCCCAGAGCTTCCGTTGCCAGTCGCATATATACGCGGTAGTGTTTTCTGAACCTGAAAGGACCTCGGCGCTCGGAAACCCTTTTACTGTCCCGGGAGAATTGCATGATAGTGCCGGACGACAAGAGCATCGAAGAGATTCTCGACACGATCGGCGACCAGCACGCACGGCGCGTGCTGGCCGCTATCAGTCGGGAGCCCCAGTCGGCCAAGGAACTCGCCGAGGAGTGTGACCTCTCCCTCCCGACGGTGTACCGCCGCATCGAGATGCTTGACGAGTACGACCTGATCAAAGACCAGACGCTCGTCGCCGAGGACGGCAACCACTACAAGGTGTATCAATCCAACTTCGAGTCGACGGTCATCTCCCTGGAAGATCAGGAGTACAAGGTCCGGATCTATCGCGAGGAGAACCTCCCCGACCGGTTCAGCCAGCTCTGGGACGAACTCAACCCCGAGTGACGGCGATGACGCGAACGTTTACCACCCCGGTCGGCAAACAGAGGTGACAAGATGGCCGAGGGTGTCGCAATCGCGCGCGGTGTGCTCGTTTTGATGCGGATGGTGGTGTTCGGACTGACGCTCGGGATCACGCTCATCAGCTTCCAGGCGTACCGCAAACGCCCCTCGGAACGACTGCAGTACGCCTTCGTCGGGTTCGCCTTCATCAGTATGGGTGTCGCCATCTCCAGTGTCATCACCCAACTGGGTGCGGGCAACGTCGGCGCCCTGGTGCGGGTGTTCTTCCAGATGGCCGAGACCGTCCCCTTCATCATCGGGTTCTCGATGCTGTACGTCTCGCTGTACCGGTGAGGGTCGCTCGGGAAAGCACGCCGTTTATCCGTCCGCGCCCCCATTGTCGTTTCAATGACTGAACCGACCACCGAGGTCGTCCGCTTGTTCGGTGGGCCCGGCAGCGGGAAGACGACGGCCCTCCTCGACCGTGTCGACGAGCTGCTGGAAGACGACGATGTCGACTTCCGAGACGTACTCGTGGTGTCCTACACTCGCGCGGCCGCAGCGGAGGTCCGGGAGCGTCTGGCCGAACGACTGGACGTGACCCCGCGTGCGCTCCGTGGCAACGTCTGTACGATGCACGCGAAGGCCTACGAACTGCTGAACCTCTCACGTGGCGATGTCGTCGGCGAGGACGACAAGGAGGAGTTCTGTGACCAGTTCGGGATCGACTACGAGGACGAGTACGAGGGGTCCCGGCGCCGGTCGGCCCGCTCGACGACGCTTGGCAACAAGATCATCGCGACGAGCCAGTGGCTCCAGCGGACCCGGCGTGACGTGGCCGACTGGTACGACGTGCCGTTCAAGTGGGACGACGAGGAGGTCCGCCTGCCCCCGGAGATCGACGACAACGCACAGACGGGCAACAAGTACACCCCGACCTGGCCGACCGACGACGACCGCGTCGACGTGCCAGAGGCGATCCGGGGCTGGCGCACCTACAAGGGTGACAACGACGTGATCGGCTTCGCGGACATGCTCGAACGGGTCGCCCAGCGGTCGCTGCTGCCAAGCGTCGACTACCTCATCATCGACGAGTTTCAGGACATCACGACGCTGCAGTACGACGTGTACCAGGAGTGGAAACCCCACATGAAGCGGGTACTGATCGCCGGCGACGACGACCAGGTCGTCTACGCCTGGCAGGGCGCCGACCCGGACCTGCTGCTCGAAGAGCAGGTGACCGAAGACGAGATCCTGCCCAACTCCTACCGGCTCCCCTCCCAGATCCTCAACGTGGTCAACCGCGAGGTGCGCCACATCGAGAAACGCCAGGAGAAAGACCTCAACCCGCGCAAAGAGGGCGGCCGCGTTGAGGCGGTCCCCAACCCCTCGATGTTCGACCTGGCCCGCAACGTCAAGGCGACCGTCGCCGAGTCCGACGAGACGGTGATGGTCCTCTTCCGGGCGCGCTACCAGATGTTCCAGTTCATCGACGAGTTCATCGACGAGGGGATCCCCTTCTCCTGTCTGACCGACCAGCGGATGTGGACCGATCGGCTGACACAGTACGTCCGCGGCGTCGAGGCCGTCGAGAACGACGAACACCTCTCCGTGCTGGAGGCCCGGCGGCTGGCCGACATGCTCGCCGACTCCGCCTTCGGGACTGGCGAGCGCGACGACTTCTTCGACGAACTGGAGGCGATCGAGGAGAACCACGTCAAAGACGACATCGCCGAGATCGAGATCTCGCCCGACGTGGTCAAAGACCACGTCCCGTTCGTCCCCGACGCCGCCTCGGCCGGGGACATGCTGCGGAAGGTGACGAACTTCCAGGAGCGGACCGTCGACGCCTACTTCACCGGCGACTACCGCGGGATGGACGCAGACCGGGTCCGCGTGGGCACCATCCACTCCGCGAAGGGGCGCGAGGCCGACCACGTCTTCGTCGCGACCGACCTCACCGAGAAGGTCGTCGAGCAGATGGCCGCGACGGTCGACCAGAAGGGGATCGAGGTCCCCGGTGTCGACGAGTTCACCAAACACACCAGCCCCGTGCCGACCCTGACCGACAACGAGCGGCGTGTGTTCTACGTCGGGATGTCCCGCGCCCGGGAACGGCTGGTCCTGCTGGAGAACCTCGTCGACGGCGCGCCGACGCTGCCAATCGACGTGTTGCTGGAGAACGAACCCAGCGAGCGTTCCATCGAGGAACTGCTCGACGAGGCCAGCGAACCGCTCGCGGCCGACTGAGGGCGCGGCCCCGTCGACTCACTCGTCGACGGTCCCGCCCGCCAGGTAGTACTCCGTCTTGTCCCGGGTCGCGTGTGCGACCTTCG from Haloarcula pelagica carries:
- a CDS encoding archaea-specific SMC-related protein, with the translated sequence MGMSQQSTDVAHFQVENIGGIGETSVDIPPGVTVLTGKNATNRTSFLQSIMAAMGSDQATLKGDADTGSVELSIGGESYERRLKRTGGTVQFEGESYLDDPAVADVFAFLLETNEARRSVARGDDLREIIMRPVDIDEIKRDIRQLEEQKGEINDEIAKIESRKRDLPDLEQRRGDIRDSISEKRDQLAEKEDEIDSNSRDIEESRKEQEELEAKLDELRSTRSDLESVRRQIETQEESISSLQQERQELDSELAELPETPMGEHQHLDDEIGRLREQRQSLNTEISDLQSLIQYNEERLEEGDYGVVQSLDDEQEATADAVTDQLLADDEESVVCWTCGSTVEREQIEETVTRLQDLRREKVEALNELKSELDDLKSQQREAEQQQRRRDDVQGQIEDIETELERREEQIESLKERRESLTDEVESLETEVDNLESEDFDDILSLHKEANQLEFEIDSLESDLDSVTDEIEEIEAMLDRADDLRAERDELVDQLTDKRTKIDQIEAGAVEEFNEHMDAILDIMEYENLERIWIERVERTVREGRQKVDKTAFELHIVRTTENGAAYEDTIEHLSESEREVTGLIFALAGYLVHDLHEIVPFMLLDSLEAIDSNRIAELVEYFSDYAQYLVVALLPEDAQALDEEFHRITSI
- the rdfA gene encoding rod-determining factor RdfA, with the protein product MADTPDDRPASKVARLIDEYGLEGLGADLEARWTGEGVERMSLRDLAEFFNKRLLEQALLDAGLSALESDVRTTYENLTGDDVSTGVRTDARTRLERNGIDVDDLERDFVTYQAIRSYLKEWRGAEYEGLSDQEKIEKDLESIQRLMTRTLSVTEERIEKLRDTDRIDIDEFEVFLDAQVLCQQCGTQYSVAEFLEQGGCPCQQA
- a CDS encoding HVO_0416 family zinc finger protein, which encodes MASAPSSDDMFDQFLSQRGHEVEVAEWEESYNKKQCPDCGGLHETAATECSVCGWTPVN
- a CDS encoding PadR family transcriptional regulator gives rise to the protein MTTDKTLGETPDEQLTPLGGTDRPGLDSGAIPELLLASVVDDVADGELTVDDGLVTQSLDEILLALIALADDETHGTGLMEELSRLFDADLSPGTVYPRLHDLEAEDRLRMHELVQTKQYSIDDTAAAESMIEEAMCHHLAIGLFLHASLDAV
- a CDS encoding ArsR/SmtB family transcription factor, whose amino-acid sequence is MIVPDDKSIEEILDTIGDQHARRVLAAISREPQSAKELAEECDLSLPTVYRRIEMLDEYDLIKDQTLVAEDGNHYKVYQSNFESTVISLEDQEYKVRIYREENLPDRFSQLWDELNPE
- a CDS encoding DUF7521 family protein encodes the protein MAEGVAIARGVLVLMRMVVFGLTLGITLISFQAYRKRPSERLQYAFVGFAFISMGVAISSVITQLGAGNVGALVRVFFQMAETVPFIIGFSMLYVSLYR
- a CDS encoding ATP-dependent helicase encodes the protein MTEPTTEVVRLFGGPGSGKTTALLDRVDELLEDDDVDFRDVLVVSYTRAAAAEVRERLAERLDVTPRALRGNVCTMHAKAYELLNLSRGDVVGEDDKEEFCDQFGIDYEDEYEGSRRRSARSTTLGNKIIATSQWLQRTRRDVADWYDVPFKWDDEEVRLPPEIDDNAQTGNKYTPTWPTDDDRVDVPEAIRGWRTYKGDNDVIGFADMLERVAQRSLLPSVDYLIIDEFQDITTLQYDVYQEWKPHMKRVLIAGDDDQVVYAWQGADPDLLLEEQVTEDEILPNSYRLPSQILNVVNREVRHIEKRQEKDLNPRKEGGRVEAVPNPSMFDLARNVKATVAESDETVMVLFRARYQMFQFIDEFIDEGIPFSCLTDQRMWTDRLTQYVRGVEAVENDEHLSVLEARRLADMLADSAFGTGERDDFFDELEAIEENHVKDDIAEIEISPDVVKDHVPFVPDAASAGDMLRKVTNFQERTVDAYFTGDYRGMDADRVRVGTIHSAKGREADHVFVATDLTEKVVEQMAATVDQKGIEVPGVDEFTKHTSPVPTLTDNERRVFYVGMSRARERLVLLENLVDGAPTLPIDVLLENEPSERSIEELLDEASEPLAAD